The Alteribacter keqinensis genomic sequence TAAGGAGGTGTGTCGCGTGGCTAAAAAGGTCATTAAAGTTGTAAAACTTCAAATCCCAGCTGGTAAAGCAAACCCAGCACCACCTGTTGGTCCAGCACTTGGTCAAGCAGGCGTGAACATCATGGGATTCTGTAAAGAATTTAACGCTCGTACACAGGAACAAGCGGGCTTAATCATTCCAGTTGAAATCACGGTATTTGAAGACCGTTCATTTACATTTATCACTAAAACTCCACCGGCTGCAGTGTTACTGAAGAAAGCAGCAGGAATTGAAACGGCTTCTGGTGAGCCGAACAAGAACAAGGTGGCAACGTTAAGTCGTGATAAAGTTCG encodes the following:
- the rplK gene encoding 50S ribosomal protein L11; protein product: MAKKVIKVVKLQIPAGKANPAPPVGPALGQAGVNIMGFCKEFNARTQEQAGLIIPVEITVFEDRSFTFITKTPPAAVLLKKAAGIETASGEPNKNKVATLSRDKVREIAETKMPDLNAADVEAAMRMVEGTARSMGIVIEG